The following coding sequences lie in one Fibrobacter sp. UWT2 genomic window:
- a CDS encoding bifunctional indole-3-glycerol phosphate synthase/phosphoribosylanthranilate isomerase has protein sequence MSEDILAKIVRMRREDISRLGLNFGIEIPEKRRGGHTEFLGNAGAILEVKRASPSKGDIAPDLDPVALATTYAEAHAQAVSVLTESNFFKGSLRDLIAVADLMERRRQQGLHACAVLRKDFLLFEDEIDIAYRCGADAVLLIARILDDEQLVKMAKRAQSFDMQAFVEVREVDDLRKLKVVTEALGEAAAKTIVAGVNSRDLATFHTDLLVPASVRSKLPAKAVFESGILCPADATYARNLGFTGILVGEAVAKNPPLAKEVVHAFESGSENARGKFWKKFAERKAVKKAGPLVKICGITRDEDGKLAAELGADMLGFVFSTTKRLTTEEFVRSFAEKIRVCHPERSANGVEGSPLLVGVITDPESVEGKTAIKLAKEGVLDAVQLHGVEPKNADFAYYCAARVGEESDFDKVAALRKNGEPRILLDAKVERIPGGTGKTIPENLLREKAGELPLWLAGGITPENVGAIVQKFHPELVDVSSGVEDAPGIKNAQKISALFNALEK, from the coding sequence ATGAGCGAAGACATTTTAGCCAAAATCGTACGTATGCGCCGCGAAGATATTTCGCGGTTGGGTTTGAATTTCGGAATTGAAATTCCCGAAAAACGCCGTGGCGGTCATACCGAATTTCTTGGGAACGCCGGTGCGATTCTTGAAGTCAAGCGAGCATCGCCTTCTAAGGGCGATATTGCGCCGGACTTGGACCCCGTAGCGCTGGCGACGACTTATGCCGAGGCCCATGCGCAGGCAGTTTCGGTGCTTACCGAAAGCAATTTCTTTAAGGGTTCGCTCCGCGACTTGATTGCGGTTGCCGACTTGATGGAACGCCGCCGTCAGCAGGGCTTGCATGCGTGTGCCGTACTTCGCAAAGATTTCCTCTTGTTCGAGGATGAAATCGATATTGCTTACCGTTGCGGTGCCGATGCGGTGCTCTTGATTGCCCGTATTTTGGATGATGAACAGCTTGTGAAGATGGCGAAACGTGCGCAGTCTTTTGACATGCAGGCTTTTGTCGAAGTTCGCGAAGTCGATGACTTGCGCAAGCTGAAAGTCGTGACCGAAGCCCTTGGCGAAGCTGCTGCCAAGACGATTGTCGCTGGCGTGAATTCTCGCGATTTGGCGACCTTCCATACGGACCTGCTGGTGCCGGCGTCGGTGCGTAGCAAACTTCCGGCCAAGGCTGTTTTTGAATCTGGAATTTTATGCCCGGCCGATGCGACTTATGCGCGCAACCTCGGCTTTACGGGAATCTTGGTGGGCGAGGCTGTTGCCAAGAACCCACCGCTTGCTAAAGAAGTGGTGCATGCGTTTGAATCGGGCTCCGAAAATGCCCGCGGCAAGTTCTGGAAAAAGTTTGCAGAGCGCAAGGCTGTCAAAAAGGCGGGCCCGCTCGTTAAAATTTGTGGCATTACCCGCGACGAAGATGGAAAGCTTGCCGCTGAACTCGGTGCCGATATGCTCGGATTCGTGTTCAGCACTACCAAGCGCTTGACTACTGAAGAATTCGTGCGCAGTTTTGCCGAAAAGATCCGCGTGTGTCATCCTGAGCGCAGTGCAAACGGAGTCGAAGGATCTCCGCTCCTTGTTGGCGTCATCACCGATCCCGAATCCGTTGAAGGCAAAACCGCTATTAAGCTTGCCAAAGAAGGCGTGCTTGATGCAGTCCAGCTTCATGGTGTCGAACCGAAAAATGCGGACTTTGCATACTATTGTGCCGCCCGTGTTGGCGAAGAATCCGATTTCGACAAGGTAGCTGCTCTCCGCAAGAATGGCGAACCCCGCATTCTCTTGGATGCCAAGGTCGAAAGAATCCCTGGCGGTACGGGCAAGACCATTCCCGAAAACCTGCTTCGCGAAAAAGCGGGCGAGTTACCGCTCTGGCTTGCTGGCGGCATCACGCCTGAAAATGTGGGCGCGATTGTCCAAAAGTTCCACCCGGAACTCGTCGATGTCTCCAGCGGTGTCGAAGACGCACCCGGCATCAAGAATGCACAAAAAATAAGCGCGTTGTTCAACGCGCTTGAGAAGTGA
- a CDS encoding bifunctional anthranilate synthase component II/anthranilate phosphoribosyltransferase: MIVIIDNYDSFTYNVYQALAKITTEEIRVLRSRECTIADIEKLNPSRLIVSPGPGRPEDAGVSVEAIKHFAGKLPILGVCLGHQAIGYAFGAKIVQAKFIKHGIAEEIDLDGKGLFRTIGKKNIFTRYHSLVIDESTLSSDFEVTARATDGDIMGIRHKTLPIEGVQFHPESIASGRADEFFKAFLNYRREPLDIRGILNTLTAGKDLSRETAEMFMEDLTDGIMDERQMAAILTALSSKGPVTEEIAGCAKVLSSKKRKFPYSGDELTDIVGTGGDGKGSFNVSSLSGLIAASCGAKIAKHGNRAVSSKSGAADFYTAAGFKLDMTPDKAASVIDKTNFVFLMAPVYHSAMRFAGPVRGALGVKTIMNLLGPLTNPAEAKYLMLGVYSKSILEPFTKAAKSLGAKRVMVAISDDGYDEISPCVPTTIAEILEDGQYREYRIDPKDFGVPAVDPEDLAGGTGVDNFNLALDVLNGKGRPGIKYACALNAGAALYISNKAASIKEGFDKAIKAMEDGSVLKKIEEVKVATNA; this comes from the coding sequence ATGATCGTCATTATCGATAACTACGACTCTTTTACTTACAACGTTTACCAGGCGTTGGCCAAGATTACTACTGAAGAAATCCGCGTGCTCCGTAGCCGCGAATGCACCATTGCAGACATCGAAAAGTTGAACCCGAGCCGCCTCATCGTGAGCCCGGGTCCGGGTCGCCCCGAAGATGCAGGCGTCTCTGTGGAAGCTATCAAGCACTTTGCTGGCAAGCTCCCGATTCTCGGCGTGTGTCTCGGCCACCAGGCTATCGGTTATGCCTTCGGCGCCAAGATTGTGCAGGCCAAGTTCATCAAGCACGGCATCGCCGAAGAAATCGACCTCGACGGCAAGGGCCTCTTCCGCACCATTGGCAAGAAGAACATCTTCACGCGTTACCATAGCCTCGTCATCGACGAATCGACGCTCTCTTCTGACTTCGAAGTGACCGCTCGCGCTACCGACGGCGACATCATGGGCATTCGCCACAAGACGCTCCCGATTGAAGGTGTGCAGTTCCATCCGGAATCTATTGCCAGCGGCCGCGCCGACGAATTCTTCAAGGCATTCCTCAACTACCGTCGCGAACCGCTCGACATTCGCGGAATCCTGAACACGCTTACCGCAGGCAAGGACCTGAGCCGCGAAACTGCCGAAATGTTCATGGAAGACCTGACCGACGGTATCATGGACGAACGCCAGATGGCCGCAATCCTTACCGCGCTTTCCAGCAAGGGCCCCGTGACCGAAGAAATTGCAGGCTGTGCCAAGGTGCTCAGCAGCAAGAAACGCAAGTTCCCGTACAGCGGTGACGAACTCACCGACATCGTGGGTACCGGTGGTGACGGCAAGGGAAGCTTCAACGTGAGCTCTCTCTCTGGCCTTATCGCTGCAAGTTGTGGCGCCAAGATTGCCAAGCACGGCAACCGCGCTGTTTCCAGCAAGTCCGGTGCAGCAGACTTCTACACCGCAGCCGGCTTCAAGCTGGATATGACTCCGGACAAAGCCGCCAGCGTCATCGACAAGACGAACTTCGTGTTCCTCATGGCTCCGGTCTACCACAGCGCCATGCGCTTTGCCGGCCCGGTTCGCGGTGCCCTCGGCGTCAAAACCATCATGAACTTGCTCGGCCCCCTCACGAACCCGGCCGAAGCTAAGTACCTCATGCTCGGCGTTTACAGCAAGTCCATTCTGGAACCGTTCACCAAGGCTGCAAAGTCCCTCGGTGCCAAGCGCGTGATGGTCGCCATCTCCGATGACGGCTACGACGAAATCTCTCCGTGCGTCCCGACGACCATTGCCGAAATCCTCGAAGACGGTCAGTATCGCGAATACCGCATCGATCCGAAGGACTTCGGCGTCCCGGCCGTGGACCCCGAAGACCTCGCCGGTGGTACGGGTGTCGACAACTTCAACCTCGCTCTCGACGTGCTGAACGGCAAGGGTCGCCCGGGCATCAAGTATGCCTGCGCCCTGAACGCCGGTGCCGCCCTCTACATCAGCAATAAGGCTGCCAGCATCAAGGAAGGCTTCGACAAGGCCATAAAGGCCATGGAAGACGGCTCCGTGCTGAAGAAGATCGAAGAAGTAAAGGTCGCCACCAACGCATAA
- a CDS encoding cytosine permease, protein MEKRTNLLTNGVIWFGVAISVSEIEAGIEIGAASSYDSVWLPLILGHILGGILLFFVGLIGARVRLNAMETTASVYGSYGSKFFASLNLFQLIAWIAVLNAQGASVLAGLNLPISFPLTCVILAVLIAIWVFVGLRRFAKVTTVVMAVLTVLLIVLTAKLFGVGTSSAPAAEHALSFWNIFEISMALPLSWLPVISDYTKDVEKPTRATAVSAIAYSVASFWMYFIGLQIAAAGVGNDIARAILLAGLGIPGIIIVVLSTVTTNFLAANSAGESAKAIVHKLNPKITGVVVSGISAVLAISGIMDHYIGFLYLIASVFAPMAAVLLVSFFLAKNHQVGHKYWILNLFAWLVGFAVYQVTSHLDSVILGPTLLSILASAIISYLFSKALTLKPKGNS, encoded by the coding sequence GTGGAAAAGCGCACGAATCTTTTAACGAATGGAGTCATCTGGTTTGGGGTGGCTATCTCGGTTTCCGAAATCGAAGCCGGTATTGAAATCGGGGCTGCCTCCTCTTACGATTCTGTTTGGCTCCCGCTGATTTTGGGCCATATTCTGGGCGGCATTTTGCTGTTCTTCGTGGGCCTTATCGGCGCCCGCGTCCGCCTGAATGCCATGGAAACGACCGCATCTGTCTACGGCTCTTACGGTTCTAAGTTCTTCGCCTCGCTGAACTTGTTCCAGTTGATTGCTTGGATTGCTGTGCTGAATGCGCAAGGGGCGTCTGTCTTGGCGGGTCTCAATCTCCCGATTTCTTTCCCGCTGACTTGCGTGATTCTTGCGGTGCTGATTGCCATTTGGGTCTTTGTGGGGCTTCGCCGTTTTGCGAAAGTCACGACGGTGGTGATGGCGGTTCTGACGGTGCTCTTGATTGTGCTGACGGCCAAGTTGTTCGGTGTCGGAACATCGAGTGCGCCTGCTGCAGAACATGCGCTGAGCTTCTGGAATATCTTTGAAATTTCGATGGCGCTTCCGCTTTCTTGGTTGCCGGTGATTTCGGACTACACCAAGGATGTCGAAAAGCCGACGCGCGCTACGGCGGTCTCTGCGATTGCCTACTCGGTGGCAAGTTTCTGGATGTACTTTATTGGGCTTCAGATTGCGGCAGCCGGAGTCGGTAACGATATCGCCCGCGCCATTTTGCTTGCGGGCCTTGGAATCCCGGGAATCATTATCGTTGTGCTTTCGACTGTGACCACCAACTTCTTGGCGGCTAACTCTGCTGGCGAATCGGCCAAGGCCATTGTCCATAAGTTGAATCCGAAAATCACGGGTGTCGTGGTGAGCGGTATCAGCGCAGTCCTTGCCATTTCGGGCATTATGGATCATTACATCGGATTCCTTTACCTGATTGCCTCGGTGTTTGCCCCGATGGCGGCTGTACTCCTGGTTTCGTTTTTCTTGGCGAAAAATCACCAGGTGGGCCATAAGTACTGGATTTTGAACTTATTCGCATGGTTGGTGGGCTTTGCCGTTTATCAAGTCACGTCGCACCTGGATTCTGTAATTCTTGGCCCCACGCTTCTTTCTATCCTGGCGTCGGCCATAATTTCCTATCTTTTCTCTAAAGCCTTGACTTTGAAGCCTAAGGGAAATTCATGA
- a CDS encoding LysR family transcriptional regulator, with protein MTLQQLRYAIGIAETGSFNKAAEKLYISQPSLTAAIKDLEDELNILIFNRTSRGVKLTNEGEEFIAYARELYHHYESVLDKYGKIGKRKKKFGVSTQHYSFAVKSFVETVKLFDTDKYEFAIRETRTKEVIEDVASFKSDIGILYLSDFNRKIIMNLLNARDLAFHKLIDCKAYVYLWKGHPLANNKFITLDELAEYPCLSFEQGDNSSFYFAEEILSTNEYKRTIKANDRATMLNLMIGLNGYTLCSGIICEELNGSDYLAVPFKDKSEESRRVMEIGYIAKRNMLLGLVGERYVEELQRYLATCSS; from the coding sequence ATGACTCTACAACAATTACGTTATGCCATCGGCATTGCAGAAACCGGTTCCTTTAACAAGGCCGCCGAAAAGCTTTATATTTCGCAGCCGTCGCTGACCGCTGCCATCAAGGACCTTGAAGATGAACTGAACATCCTCATCTTTAACCGTACCAGTCGTGGCGTCAAGCTCACTAACGAAGGCGAAGAATTCATTGCCTACGCCCGCGAACTTTACCACCATTACGAATCGGTGCTCGACAAGTACGGCAAAATCGGCAAGCGCAAAAAGAAGTTCGGCGTCTCGACGCAGCATTACTCCTTTGCGGTCAAGAGCTTTGTGGAAACGGTCAAACTCTTCGATACCGACAAGTACGAATTTGCTATCCGCGAAACCCGCACCAAAGAAGTCATCGAAGATGTGGCCTCTTTCAAGAGCGATATCGGTATCCTTTACCTGAGCGATTTCAACCGCAAGATTATCATGAATTTGCTGAATGCTCGCGACCTCGCTTTCCATAAGCTCATCGACTGTAAGGCCTATGTGTATTTGTGGAAGGGCCACCCGCTTGCCAACAACAAGTTCATTACGCTCGATGAACTGGCCGAATACCCGTGCCTTTCTTTTGAACAGGGTGACAACAGCTCGTTTTATTTTGCCGAAGAAATCCTGAGTACGAACGAATACAAGCGAACCATCAAGGCAAACGACCGTGCCACCATGCTGAACTTGATGATTGGCCTGAACGGTTACACGCTTTGCTCCGGCATTATCTGCGAAGAGCTGAACGGTTCCGATTACTTGGCTGTGCCCTTCAAGGACAAGAGCGAAGAATCCCGCCGCGTTATGGAAATCGGCTACATCGCAAAGCGCAACATGCTGCTTGGCTTGGTGGGCGAACGCTATGTTGAAGAACTGCAACGTTACCTGGCGACCTGTTCGTCGTAA